The Rhododendron vialii isolate Sample 1 chromosome 8a, ASM3025357v1 genome has a window encoding:
- the LOC131335300 gene encoding uncharacterized protein LOC131335300, which translates to MALDGVVSSPHKRPQSGQNVFSSPSFRKPYKKGDEFESCSALFQRHRFLLTALALLAFLCTIYLYFAITLGASELCSGLTGAAKAMCHVEQAKSTIATGKLKFH; encoded by the coding sequence ATGGCTCTTGACGGTGTTGTATCCTCACCACATAAAAGGCCACAGAGTGGACAGAATGTGTTTTCTTCACCATCATTTAGAAAACCGTACAAAAAAGGGGATGAATTTGAAAGCTGCTCAGCACTCTTCCAGCGGCATCGCTTCCTCCTTACAGCTCTTGCCCTCCTGGCATTCCTCTGCACTATTTATCTCTACTTTGCCATCACTTTAGGGGCTAGCGAATTATGTTCTGGGTTGACGGGAGCTGCTAAAGCAATGTGCCATGTGGAGCAGGCAAAATCAACCATAGCTACAGGAAAACTAAAGTTCCATTAA